The Pleuronectes platessa chromosome 13, fPlePla1.1, whole genome shotgun sequence genome includes a window with the following:
- the LOC128454351 gene encoding uncharacterized protein CXorf38, translated as MVSEELLLRLNDSEYKNWLKAGRCLLILKSGLHLFTSQHMRGFHKDLLSHSPLLGRPCETNACRGNQLSLACRACSEWKKAILAHQRKPKRNVYWENCFPPSWRTDFWEVAKAYMPRGQGKVKGADQCDASALLNLITSCDCFQSVDPTFVREVIHYRNEIMHSSELRIKDEWIRRYQTTLKHLVRQFSHIPQMAKVGQEIDEMLAVDLSVSVSGLDQLDSVDSDGLVCDSLRQSEANGDLISQWEAELLQERLQELLHTDDEDAETRDTEQLKRLGGFLQANRDLGERFSAELQAIDSLQARQ; from the exons ATGGTgagtgaggagctgctgcttcgTCTCAACGACAGTGAGTATAAGAACTGGCTGAAGGCAGGACGGTGTCTGCTCATACTGAAGAGTGGCCTCCATCTCTTCACCAGCCAGCACATGAGAGGTTTCCACAAGGACCTGCTCAGCCACAGCCCGCTGCTCGGGAGGCCGTGTGAGACCAATGCCTGCAGAGGCAACCAG ctctCCTTGGCATGTAGGGCGTGTAGCGAGTGGAAGAAGGCGATCCTGGCTCACCAGAGAAAGCCGAAAAGGAACGTGTACTGGGAGAACTGTTTCCCTCCCTCCTGGAGAACAGACTTCTGGGAAGTGGCCAAG GCCTACATGCCACGAGGTCAGGGGAAAGTGAAGGGGGCGGATCAGTGCGatgcctctgctctgctcaaccTCATCACCTCCTGTGACTGTTTCCAGTCTGTGGATCCAACATTTGTGAGAGAG GTGATCCACTACAGGAACGAGATAATGCATTCTAGTGAGTTGCGTATCAAGGATGAATGGATAAGACGATACCAGACAACATTGAAACACCTTGTGCGGCAGTTCAGCCACATACCACAGATGGCAAAAGTTGGACAAGAAATAGATGag ATGCTGGCTGTCGATTTGTCCGTATCTGTCTCTGGCTTGGACCAACTGGACTCTGTTGACTCTGACGGTCTAGTGTGTGATTCTTTACGCCAATCGGAGGCCAATGGCGACTTAATCAGCCAATGGGAAGCTGAGCTGCTCCAGGAGAGGCTGCAGGAGTTACTACATACTGACGATGAAGATGCTGAGACACGG GATACTGAGCAGCTGAAGAGGCTTGGTGGTTTCCTGCAGGCCAACAGAGATTTGGGGGAAAGGTTTTCTGCAGAGCTTCAGGCCATCGACTCACTACAGGCCAGACAATAA